One Scophthalmus maximus strain ysfricsl-2021 chromosome 1, ASM2237912v1, whole genome shotgun sequence genomic region harbors:
- the LOC118311085 gene encoding trypsin-1 isoform X1, which produces MRIAGEQGGSPDCGYKPRILVKSCHRHDHTATMRSLVFVLLIGAAFATEDDKIVGGYECEPYSQAHQVSLNSGYHFCGGSLVNENWVVSAAHCYKSRVEVRMGEHNIKVTEGSEQFISSSRVIRHPNYSSYNINNDVMLIKLSKPATLNQYVQPVALPSACAPAGTMCKVSGWGNTMSSTADKNKLQCLDLPILSERDCENAYPGMITQAMFCAGYLEGGKDSCQGDSGGPVVCNGELQGVVSWGYGCAERDHPGVYAKVCIFIDWLETTMANY; this is translated from the exons ATGAGGATTGCCGGAGAGCAGGGTGGCTCGCCCGACTGTGGATATAAACCAAGGATCTTGGTGAAGTCCTGTCATCGACACGATCACACAGCAACCATGAGGTCTCTGGTCTTCGTTCTGCTCATCGGAGCTGCTT TTGCCACGGAGGACGACAAGATTGTCGGAGGGTATGAGTGCGAGCCCTACTCCCAGGCCCATCAGGTGTCTCTGAACTCTGGCTACCACTTCTGTGGAGGCTCCCTGGTCAACGAGAACTGGgttgtgtctgctgctcactgctacAAGTC CCGTGTGGAGGTGCGTATGGGCGAGCACAACATCAAGGTCACTGAGGGAAGCGAGCAGTTCATCAGCTCCTCCCGTGTCATCCGTCACCCCAACTACAGCTCCTACAACATCAACAATGACGTCATGCTGATCAAGCTGAGCAAGCCCGCCACCCTCAACCAGTATGTGCAGCCTGTGGCTCTGCCCAGCGCCTGTGCCCCCGCTGGCACCATGTGCAAAGTCTCTGGCTGGGGCAACACCATGAGCTCCA ctgctgacaAGAACAAGCTGCAGTGCCTGGATCTCCCCATCCTGTCTGAGCGTGACTGTGAGAACGCCTACCCTGGCATGATCACTCAAGCCATGTTCTGCGCTGGTTACCTTGAGGGAGGCAAGGACTCTTGCCAG GGTGACTCCGGTGGCCCCGTCGTGTGCAACGGTGAGCTGCAGGGTGTTGTGTCCTGGGGCTACGGATGTGCTGAGAGGGATCACCCTGGTGTCTATGCCAAG GTCTGCATCTTCATCGATTGGCTGGAGACGACCATGGCCAACTATTAA
- the LOC118311085 gene encoding trypsin-1 isoform X3 codes for MRSLVFVLLIGAAFATEDDKIVGGYECEPYSQPHQVSLNSGYHFCGGSLVNENWVVSAAHCYKSRVEVRMGEHNIKVTEGSEQFIRSSRVIRHPNYSSYNINNDIMLIKLSKPATLNQYVQPVALPSACAPAGTMCKVSGWGNTMSSTADSNKLQCLDLPILSERDCENSYPGMITPAMFCAGYLEGGKDSCQGDSGGPVVCNGELQGVVSWGYGCAERDHPGVYAKVCLFNDWLETTMANY; via the exons ATGAGGTCTCTGGTCTTCGTTCTGCTCATCGGAGCTGCTT ttgccACGGAGGACGACAAGATCGTCGGAGGGTATGAGTGCGAGCCCTACTCCCAGCCCCATCAGGTGTCTCTGAACTCTGGCTACCACTTCTGTGGAGGCTCCCTGGTCAACGAGAACTGGgttgtgtctgctgctcactgctacAAGTC cCGTGTGGAGGTGCGTATGGGCGAGCACAACATCAAGGTCACTGAGGGAAGCGAGCAGTTCATCCGCTCCTCCCGTGTCATCCGTCACCCCAACTACAGCTCCTACAACATCAACAATGACATCATGCTGATCAAGCTGAGCAAGCCCGCCACCCTCAACCAGTATGTGCAGCCTGTGGCTCTGCCCAGCGCCTGTGCCCCCGCTGGCACCATGTGCAAAGTCTCTGGCTGGGGCAACACCATGAGCTCCA CTGCTGACAGCAACAAGCTGCAGTGCCTGGATCTCCCCATCCTGTCTGAGCGTGACTGTGAGAACTCCTACCCTGGCATGATCACTCCAGCCATGTTCTGCGCTGGTTACCTAGAGGGAGGCAAGGACTCTTGCCAG GGTGACTCCGGTGGCCCCGTCGTGTGCAACGGTGAGCTGCAGGGTGTTGTGTCCTGGGGCTACGGATGTGCTGAGAGGGATCACCCTGGTGTCTATGCCAAG GTCTGCCTCTTCAACGATTGGCTGGAGACGACCATGGCCAACTATTAA
- the LOC118303251 gene encoding polyserase-2: MRIAREQGSSPDRGYKPRILVKSCHLQDHTATMRSLVFVLLIGAAFATEDDKIVGGYECEPYSQAHQVSLNSGYHFCGGSLVNENWVVSAAHCYKSRVEVRMGEHNIKVTEGSEQFISSSRVIRHPNYSSYNINNDIMLIKLSKPATLNQYVQPVALPSACAPAGTMCKVSGWGNTMSSTADKNKLQCLDLPILSERDCENSYPGMITPAMFCAGYLEGGKDSCQGDSGGPVVCNGELQGVVSWGYGCAERDHPGVYAKVCLFNDWLETTMANYCEDSHRQDHTATMRSLVFVLLIGAAFATEDDKIVGGYECEPYSQPHQVSLNSGYHFCGGSLVNENWVVSAAHCYKSRVEVRMGEHNIKVTEGSEQFISSSRVIRHPNYSSYNINNDIMLIKLSKPATLNQYVQPVALPSACAPAGTMCKVSGWGNTMSSTADKNKLQCLDLPILSERDCENSYPGMITPAMFCAGYLEGGKDSCQGDSGGPVVCNGELQGVVSWGYGCAERDHPGVYAKVCLFNDWLETTMANY; this comes from the exons ATGAGGATTGCCAGAGAGCAGGGCAGCTCACCTGACCGTGGATATAAACCAAGAATCTTGGTGAAGTCCTGTCATCTACAAGATCACACAGCAACCATGAGGTCTCTTGTCTTCGTTCTGCTCATCGGAGCTGCTT TTGCCACGGAGGACGACAAGATCGTCGGAGGGTATGAGTGCGAGCCCTACTCCCAGGCCCATCAGGTGTCTCTGAACTCTGGCTACCACTTCTGTGGAGGCTCCCTGGTCAACGAGAACTGGgttgtgtctgctgctcactgctacAAGTC cCGTGTGGAGGTGCGTATGGGCGAGCACAACATCAAGGTCACTGAGGGAAGCGAGCAGTTCATCAGCTCCTCCCGTGTCATCCGTCACCCCAACTACAGCTCCTACAACATCAACAACGACATCATGCTGATCAAGCTGAGCAAGCCCGCCACCCTCAACCAGTATGTGCAGCCTGTGGCTCTGCCCAGCGCCTGTGCCCCCGCTGGCACCATGTGCAAAGTCTCTGGCTGGGGCAACACCATGAGCTCCA ctgctgacaAGAACAAGCTGCAGTGCCTGGATCTCCCCATCCTGTCTGAGCGTGACTGTGAGAACTCCTACCCTGGCATGATCACTCCAGCCATGTTCTGCGCTGGTTACCTTGAGGGAGGCAAGGACTCTTGCCAG ggtgACTCCGGTGGCCCCGTCGTGTGCAACGGTGAGCTGCAGGGTGTTGTGTCCTGGGGCTATGGATGTGCTGAGAGGGATCACCCTGGTGTCTACGCCAAG GTCTGCCTCTTCAACGATTGGCTGGAGACGACCATGGCCAACTATT GTGAAGACTCTCATCGACAGGATCACACAGCAACCATGAGGTCTCTGGTCTTCGTTCTGCTCATCGGAGCTGCTT ttgccACGGAGGACGACAAGATCGTCGGAGGGTATGAGTGCGAGCCCTACTCCCAGCCCCATCAGGTGTCTCTGAACTCTGGCTACCACTTCTGTGGAGGCTCCCTGGTCAACGAGAACTGGgttgtgtctgctgctcactgctacAAGTC cCGTGTGGAGGTGCGTATGGGCGAGCACAACATCAAGGTCACTGAGGGAAGCGAGCAGTTCATCAGCTCCTCCCGTGTCATCCGTCACCCCAACTACAGCTCCTACAACATCAACAACGACATCATGCTGATCAAGCTGAGCAAGCCCGCCACCCTCAACCAGTATGTGCAGCCTGTGGCTCTGCCCAGCGCCTGTGCCCCCGCTGGCACCATGTGCAAAGTCTCTGGCTGGGGCAACACCATGAGCTCCA ctgctgacaAGAACAAGCTGCAGTGCCTGGATCTCCCCATCCTGTCTGAGCGTGACTGTGAGAACTCCTACCCTGGCATGATCACTCCAGCCATGTTCTGCGCTGGTTACCTTGAGGGAGGCAAGGACTCTTGCCAG ggtgACTCCGGTGGCCCCGTCGTGTGCAACGGTGAGCTGCAGGGTGTTGTGTCCTGGGGCTATGGATGTGCTGAGAGGGATCACCCTGGTGTCTACGCCAAG GTCTGCCTCTTCAACGATTGGCTGGAGACGACCATGGCCAACTATTAA
- the LOC118303315 gene encoding trypsin-1, whose amino-acid sequence MRSLVFVLLIGAAFATEDDKIVGGYECEPYSQPHQVSLNSGYHFCGGSLVNENWVVSAAHCYKSRVEVRMGEHNIKVTEGSEQFIRSSRVIRHPNYSSYNINNDIMLIKLSKPATLNQYVQLVALPSACAPAGTMCKVSGWGNTMSSTADSNKLQCLDLPILSERDCENSYPGMITPAMFCAGYLEGGKDSCQGDSGGPVVCNGELQGVVSWGYGCAERDHPGVYAKVCLFNDWLETTMANY is encoded by the exons ATGAGGTCTCTGGTCTTCGTTCTGCTCATCGGAGCTGCTT ttgccACGGAGGACGACAAGATCGTCGGAGGGTATGAGTGCGAGCCCTACTCCCAGCCCCATCAGGTGTCTCTGAACTCTGGCTACCACTTCTGTGGAGGCTCCCTGGTCAACGAGAACTGGgttgtgtctgctgctcactgctacAAGTC cCGTGTGGAGGTGCGTATGGGCGAGCACAACATCAAGGTCACTGAGGGAAGCGAGCAGTTCATCCGCTCCTCCCGTGTCATCCGTCACCCCAACTACAGCTCCTACAACATCAACAATGACATCATGCTGATCAAGCTGAGCAAGCCCGCCACCCTCAACCAGTATGTGCAGCTTGTGGCTCTGCCCAGCGCCTGTGCTCCCGCTGGCACCATGTGCAAAGTCTCTGGCTGGGGCAACACCATGAGCTCCA CTGCTGACAGCAACAAGCTGCAGTGCCTGGATCTCCCCATCCTGTCTGAGCGTGACTGTGAGAACTCCTACCCTGGCATGATCACTCCAGCCATGTTCTGCGCTGGTTACCTTGAGGGAGGCAAGGACTCTTGCCAG ggtgACTCCGGTGGCCCCGTCGTGTGCAACGGTGAGCTGCAGGGTGTTGTGTCCTGGGGCTATGGATGTGCTGAGAGGGATCACCCTGGTGTCTACGCCAAG GTCTGCCTCTTCAACGATTGGCTGGAGACGACCATGGCCAACTATTAA
- the LOC118312727 gene encoding trypsin, producing MRLLALLLMVGAAAAVAVPREDGRIIGGQECEPHSRPYMASLNYGYHFCGGVLINKQWVLSVAHCWYNPYAMQIMLGEHNVRVFEGTEQLMKTDTIIWHPDYDYQTLDYDIMLIKLFHPVEVTEAVAPIPLAKGCPMGGLSCSVSGWGNSAMGGEVNLPIHLQCLDVPILDDKQCENAYPGMISPRMMCAGHMEGGKSPCNGDSGSPLVCAGELQGLVSWGQGCALPNYPVVFVKLCEYQRWIQDVLAANA from the exons ATGAGACTCCTGGCTCTGCTGCTGATGGTTGGAGCTGCTG cggcAGTGGCAGTTCCCCGTGAGGATGGACGGATCATTGGCGGGCAGGAGTGCGAGCCTCACTCGCGTCCATACATGGCTTCCCTCAACTATGGCTACCACTTCTGTGGTGGGGTGCTCATCAACAAACAGTGGGTGCTGTCTGTTGCCCACTGCTGGTACAA TCCCTATGCCATGCAGATCATGCTGGGAGAACACAATGTGCGAGTGTTTGAGGGCACTGAGCAGCTCATGAAGACCGACACCATCATCTGGCATCCAGA TTATGACTACCAGACTCTGGATTATGACATCATGCTGATCAAGCTCTTCCACCCTGTGGAGGTGACCGAGGCAGTTGCACCCATCCCATTGGCCAAAGGCTGCCCAATGGGGGGGCTCTCCTGCTCGGTGTCTGGCTGGGGAAACAGTGCCATGGGTGGCGAGG TGAACCTGCCCATCCATCTGCAGTGTTTGGACGTGCCAATACTTGATGACAAGCAATGTGAGAATGCCTATCCTGGCATGATTTCGCCAAGGATGATGTGTGCCGGACACATGGAGGGAGGCAAAAGTCCTTGCAAT GGGGACTCCGGCAGCCCTCTGGTGTGTGCTGGAGAACTCCAGGGCCTGGTGTCATGGGGTCAGGGATGTGCCCTACCGAACTACCCTGTCGTCTTCGTCAAGTTGTGCGAGTACCAGCGTTGGATTCAAGACGTTCTGGCAGCCAACGCCTGA
- the LOC118311085 gene encoding trypsin-1 isoform X2, protein MRIAGEQGGSPDCGYKPRILVKSCHRHDHTATMRSLVFVLLIGAAFATEDDKIVGGYECEPYSQAHQVSLNSGYHFCGGSLVNENWVVSAAHCYKSRVEVRMGEHNIKVTEGSEQFISSSRVIRHPNYSSYNINNDVMLIKLSKPATLNQYVQPVALPSACAPAGTMCKVSGWGNTMSSTADKNKLQCLDLPILSERDCENAYPGMITQAMFCAGYLEGGKDSCQGDSGGPVVCNGELQGVVSWGYGCAERDHPGVYAKVCLFNDWLETTMANY, encoded by the exons ATGAGGATTGCCGGAGAGCAGGGTGGCTCGCCCGACTGTGGATATAAACCAAGGATCTTGGTGAAGTCCTGTCATCGACACGATCACACAGCAACCATGAGGTCTCTGGTCTTCGTTCTGCTCATCGGAGCTGCTT TTGCCACGGAGGACGACAAGATTGTCGGAGGGTATGAGTGCGAGCCCTACTCCCAGGCCCATCAGGTGTCTCTGAACTCTGGCTACCACTTCTGTGGAGGCTCCCTGGTCAACGAGAACTGGgttgtgtctgctgctcactgctacAAGTC CCGTGTGGAGGTGCGTATGGGCGAGCACAACATCAAGGTCACTGAGGGAAGCGAGCAGTTCATCAGCTCCTCCCGTGTCATCCGTCACCCCAACTACAGCTCCTACAACATCAACAATGACGTCATGCTGATCAAGCTGAGCAAGCCCGCCACCCTCAACCAGTATGTGCAGCCTGTGGCTCTGCCCAGCGCCTGTGCCCCCGCTGGCACCATGTGCAAAGTCTCTGGCTGGGGCAACACCATGAGCTCCA ctgctgacaAGAACAAGCTGCAGTGCCTGGATCTCCCCATCCTGTCTGAGCGTGACTGTGAGAACGCCTACCCTGGCATGATCACTCAAGCCATGTTCTGCGCTGGTTACCTTGAGGGAGGCAAGGACTCTTGCCAG GGTGACTCCGGTGGCCCCGTCGTGTGCAACGGTGAGCTGCAGGGTGTTGTGTCCTGGGGCTACGGATGTGCTGAGAGGGATCACCCTGGTGTCTATGCCAAG GTCTGCCTCTTCAACGATTGGCTGGAGACGACCATGGCCAACTATTAA
- the LOC118303283 gene encoding trypsin-1-like: MRSLVFVLLIGAAFATEDDKIVGGYECEPYSQPHQVSLNSGYHFCGGSLVNENWVVSAAHCYKSRVEVRMGEHNIKVTEGSEQFIRSSRVIRHPNYSSYNINNDIMLIKLSKPATINQYVQPVALPSACAPAGTMCKVSGWGNTMSSTADSNKLQCLDLPILSERDCENSYPGMITPAMFCAGYLEGGKDSCQGDSGGPVVCNGELQGVVSWGYGCAERDHPGVYAKVCLFNDWLETTMANY; encoded by the exons ATGAGGTCTCTGGTCTTCGTTCTGCTCATCGGAGCTGCTT ttgccACGGAGGACGACAAGATCGTTGGAGGGTATGAGTGCGAGCCCTACTCCCAGCCCCATCAGGTGTCTCTGAACTCTGGCTACCACTTCTGTGGAGGCTCCCTGGTCAACGAGAACTGGgttgtgtctgctgctcactgctacAAGTC cCGTGTGGAGGTGCGTATGGGCGAGCACAACATCAAGGTCACTGAGGGAAGCGAGCAGTTCATCCGCTCCTCCCGTGTCATCCGTCACCCCAACTACAGCTCCTACAACATCAACAATGACATCATGCTGATCAAGCTGAGCAAGCCCGCCACCATCAACCAGTATGTGCAGCCTGTGGCTCTGCCCAGCGCCTGTGCTCCCGCTGGCACCATGTGCAAAGTCTCTGGCTGGGGCAACACCATGAGCTCCA CTGCTGACAGCAACAAGCTGCAGTGCCTGGATCTCCCCATCCTGTCTGAGCGTGACTGTGAGAACTCCTACCCTGGCATGATCACTCCAGCCATGTTCTGCGCTGGTTACCTTGAGGGAGGCAAGGACTCTTGCCAG ggtgACTCCGGTGGCCCCGTCGTGTGCAACGGTGAGCTGCAGGGTGTTGTGTCCTGGGGCTATGGATGTGCTGAGAGGGATCACCCTGGTGTCTACGCCAAG GTCTGCCTCTTCAACGATTGGCTGGAGACAACCATGGCCAACTATTAA
- the LOC118313152 gene encoding trypsin-2, with amino-acid sequence MIGLIVFTLLGAAAAAPTDDRIVGGYKCEAHSQPWQVSLNIGYHFCGGSLINDRWIISAAHCWQNPFSQIAVLGDNHIWMHEGTEQLMPVDAIYWHQSYDYRTLDYDIMLMKLAHPATVNQYVKPVALPKACPAPGDMCTVSGWGNIYTDQVFNPFYLQCVNVPILSHKDCDSSYPGKITDRMVCAGYLEGGKDACQGDSGGPLVCNGELQGIVSWGQGCAQPNYPGVYTKVCSLMPWINDILSSYS; translated from the exons ATGATTGGCCTGATTGTTTTCACACTACTGGGCGCTGCAG CTGCAGCCCCTACAGATGACAGGATTGTAGGCGGCTACAAGTGCGAGGCCCATTCCCAACCCTGGCAGGTGTCTCTCAATATTGGCTACCATTTCTGTGGCGGCTCCCTCATCAACGACCGATGGATcatctctgctgctcactgctggcAAAA CCCCTTTTCCCAGATCGCGGTCTTGGGTGACAACCACATCTGGATGCACGAGGGCACGGAGCAGCTCATGCCTGTGGATGCCATCTACTGGCATCAGAGTTACGACTACAGGACCCTGGACTATGACATCATGCTGATGAAGTTGGCCCACCCAGCCACCGTGAACCAATACGTCAAACCTGTCGCCCTGCCCAAAGCCTGCCCCGCACCCGGGGACATGTGCACAGTGTCCGGATGGGGGAACATCTACACTGATCAAG TGTTCAACCCATTTTACCTCCAGTGTGTGAACGTCCCCATTCTGTCTCACAAGGACTGTGACAGCTCCTACCCCGGCAAGATCACTGACCGCATGGTGTGCGCCGGTTACCTGGAGGGAGGCAAGGATGCTTGTCAG GGTGACTCTGGTGGTCCTCTGGTGTGTAATGGGGAGCTGCAGGGTATCGTCTCTTGGGGCCAGGGCTGCGCTCAGCCCAACTACCCGGGCGTTTACACCAAAGTCTGCTCTCTGATGCCCTGGATCAACGACATTCTCTCCAGCTACAGCTAG